Proteins encoded by one window of uncultured Sunxiuqinia sp.:
- a CDS encoding polysaccharide biosynthesis/export family protein, with the protein MYHRIKSRQSTLIFLLVLTGLTSCVSKRNTHFFRDLEDKVVLDGVKSPEEDYKIKSNDNLYVSVKTINPEVNAMFSSGEGGAGVQTNQYTSQVGQHIYGYQVDSHGEITLPIIGSVYVAERTLKEAKEEIGRRAEEYLKDADIQVRLLNFKVSVLGEVNSPGVYYNYNNTLTILEAIGMAKGASDFAKIKDVIVLRQKGDKIIPYEISLTDSEVLTSDAYYLQSNDVVLVRPQQLKNVKLNASYYTIFTGALTTIILFVNYFWG; encoded by the coding sequence ATGTATCACAGAATTAAGAGTAGACAAAGCACTCTTATCTTCTTGTTAGTCTTGACTGGACTGACCTCTTGTGTTTCAAAAAGAAATACGCATTTTTTTAGAGATTTGGAAGATAAAGTTGTACTAGATGGAGTAAAAAGTCCTGAGGAGGATTACAAGATTAAGTCAAACGACAACCTGTATGTCAGTGTCAAAACGATTAACCCAGAAGTAAATGCCATGTTCTCTTCGGGTGAGGGAGGTGCTGGAGTGCAAACAAACCAATATACTTCACAGGTTGGTCAGCACATTTATGGTTATCAGGTAGATAGTCATGGAGAAATAACTTTACCAATTATTGGGTCAGTTTATGTTGCTGAGCGAACCTTGAAAGAAGCTAAAGAAGAGATTGGGCGAAGAGCAGAAGAATATTTGAAAGACGCTGACATCCAGGTAAGGTTGCTGAATTTTAAGGTTAGCGTATTAGGAGAAGTAAATTCGCCTGGAGTATACTACAATTATAACAATACACTCACGATACTTGAAGCTATTGGAATGGCCAAAGGAGCAAGTGACTTTGCAAAAATTAAAGATGTTATTGTGCTCCGACAAAAAGGAGATAAAATTATACCCTATGAAATTAGCTTGACCGATAGCGAAGTATTAACTTCTGACGCATATTATCTACAATCAAACGATGTCGTATTAGTACGGCCTCAACAGTTGAAAAATGTGAAGTTGAATGCTTCATATTACACGATTTTTACGGGAGCGTTGACTACGATTATCCTATTTGTTAATTACTTCTGGGGCTAG